From Hydractinia symbiolongicarpus strain clone_291-10 chromosome 12, HSymV2.1, whole genome shotgun sequence, one genomic window encodes:
- the LOC130621859 gene encoding uncharacterized protein LOC130621859 — MEVHRQKFKQFAQRYKGTGKRPTSGTITREFGKKISQNLKSNESDSKKGTEARRFRLLTQKFKLMNCEELGMVDILIVPSQEAKNHTSNQSIPEGYLRVAYVDEFFDIIRSIHCNELKHAGVKKTFKKVLVFSYQN, encoded by the exons ATGGAAGTCCATcgccaaaaatttaaacaatttgcCCAGCGTTACAAAGGCACTGGTAAAAGACCAACGAGTGGCACAATAACAAGAGAGTTCGGGAAGAAAATTTCCCAGAACTTAAAAAGCAATGAGTCGGACAGTAAAAAGGGTACAGAAGCACGTCGCTTCAGATTATTGACCCAGAAGTTTAAACTGATGAACTGCGAAGAGCTGGGAATGGTGGATATTTTGATTGTGCCTTCACAAGAAGCT aaaaaccataCAAGTAATCAATCGATACCTGAAGGTTACTTAAGAGTGGCATACGTAGATGAATTCTTTGACATCATACGCTCAATTCACTGTAATGAATTAAAACACGCTGGTGTGAAAAAGACATTCAAAAAGGTATTAGTGTTTTCTTATCAGAATTAA
- the LOC130621857 gene encoding uncharacterized protein LOC130621857, with protein MQGIHSGKKASTIMSDTVNNDKDNKFIVKNSGEILPPMPPVNEKIIANDTGVGLGDSLGEVIDTDTEELALTIQSIPNKKTDASKEDKKKSPKKVTKKKIHRPCPICGYMQSALPRHLSLKHKKDPAVVKALSLPRRERIKAFDNLKKIGVFNYNQKEMAKEVPKYIRERTGNDDDALFVCVTCKGTYNKNYKARHQLFCGKNNGQVMVPLLPIEALNFNDLKDDFKAVLNKMILDDVSLMAKSDAVILMIGSRMFNGQKCKSEKKHEVEKKVRQTMRQLSRLFIAFKESLGILVDSSAMFNKNNICHLRSAIDKLCGDDEKCGLKVQLQNTIKGAAKMLQAHYLVKGDMKADQVRDFMAVLSLVEDEVFGGALYKIKQKRNKTTRKPGNLPTSEAVEQLTTYLRNLTSKEKFAYELPAEIYVDVRDAVCARLTMYNGRRGGELARLFIYQWKEAIDGTWLRSETREQYQSAIKTGNRITFQEGKGNKQVPVFFPPDVVDAMNFLCDFAIRKHSDVAEENEYVFASTKGSDNHVSGWHSLMACCKKANLTDKVNGTMNRHRVSTLIGSFGLSEVEQQLAFDHFGHSGDVNRNIYQVPQAERQLKSTGRYLELIDKGLDGALSATQIDTATHSSNSHSTTCYVTDNVNTMVKTPASTLSICPTSKEKPDVFACDTNSCKVDDTMVKTPASTLNICPTKEKRPNVFGCDTKSSKVNRENSPELLSLKRKFATSTPVKKYRLRTADQKHGRYITTTDDRHSDEWRKSDESDESDETDNESDKEGESEAIQSETTSRPSVGSSSGRVYFIWSDSQREMFNKVFSKWLDKDRGYPTTDEMKLFGELHGVPFERIRTRIVNERMKKRKRTQKNMKMMMCA; from the exons ATGCAAGGCATTCACAGTGGCAAGAAAGCATCTACTATTATGTCTGATACTGTTAATAACGATAAAGATAATAAATTCATTGTAAAAAATTCTGGAGAAATCCTTCCGCCAATGCCACCAGTGAATGAAAAAATCATAGCTAACGACACTGGTGTGGGCCTTGGTGATAGCTTGGGCGAAGTGATTGATACCGATACGGAAGAACTTGCATTGACCATACAAAGCATACCTAATAAAAAAACTGATGCGTCGAAAGAAGATAAGAAAAAATCTCCAAAAAAGGTTACTAAAAAGAAAATTCATAGACCATGTCCAATATGTGGATACATGCAAAGTGCCTTACCAAGACACTTATCTCTGAAACATAAAAAGGATCCAGCTGTTGTCAAGGCGTTATCACTGCCACGTCGCGAGAGAATTAAAGCATTTGATAACCTGAAGAAGATAGGTGTTTTCAATTACAACCAAAAGGAGATGGCGAAAGAAGTACCAAAGTATATCCGAGAAAGAACAGGCAACGACGACGATGCGCTATTCGTTTGTGTTACATGTAAAGGAACGTACAATAAGAACTATAAGGCCAGGCACCAACttttttgtggaaaaaacaATGGCCAAGTTATGGTACCTCTTTTACCTATTGAAGCTCTCAATTTCAATGACTTAAAAGATGACTTCAAAGCAGTActaaacaaaatgattttggatGATGTATCATTAATGGCAAAATCTGATGCTGTAATTCTTATGATTGGATCTCGCATGTTTAATGGCCAAAAGTGTAAGTCCGAAAAAAAACATGAAGTAGAAAAGAAGGTTCGTCAAACGATGAGGCAATTGAGCCGTTTGTTCATTGCATTTAAAGAGTCCTTAGGAATTCTTGTAGATTCTTCTGCAatgtttaacaaaaacaatatatgTCATTTAAGAAGCGCTATCGACAAGTTATGTGGGGATGATGAAAAATGTGGTCTAAAAGTGCAGTTACAAAATACTATTAAAGGCGCTGCTAAGATGTTGCAGGCTCATTATTTAGTTAAGGGAGATATGAAAGCTGACCAGGTGAGAGATTTTATGGCGGTGCTGAGTTTGGTCGAGGACGAGGTATTCGGAGgtgctttatataaaataaagcaaaagagGAACAAAACCACGCGAAAACCGGGAAACCTCCCCACTAGCGAGGCTGTAGAACAGCTAACTACTTACTTACGAAATTTAACTTCGAAAGAAAAGTTTGCTTATGAATTACCTGCAGAAATATATGTTGATGTGCGTGATGCAGTTTGTGCCAGGCTTACCATGTACAACGGGAGAAGAGGGGGGGAACTTGCTCGTCTTTTTATATATCAGTGGAAAGAAGCTATTGATGGTACATGGTTGCGTTCCGAAACGCGTGAACAATATCAAAGTGCAATTAAAACCGGTAACCGAATAACTTTTCAGGAAGGTAAAGGTAACAAACAAGTTCCGGTTTTCTTTCCGCCTGACGTAGTGGATGCAATGAATTTCCTCTGCGATTTCGCTATCAGAAAACACTCGGATGTAGCAGAGGAGAATGAATACGTATTTGCGTCCACAAAAGGAAGCGATAACCATGTATCAGGTTGGCACTCGCTTATGGCTTGTTGCAAAAAAGCTAACCTGACTGACAAGGTAAATGGAACTATGAATCGTCACCGTGTGTCGACGTTGATTGGATCTTTTGGGCTAAGTGAGGTAGAACAGCAGTTGGCTTTTGACCATTTTGGTCATAGTGGTGATGtaaatagaaatatatatcAAGTTCCCCAAGCTGAAAGACAGCTAAAGTCAACAGGTCGTTACTTAGAGTTAATCGATAAGGGTTTGGATGGTGCATTAAGTGCTACACAAATTGATACTGCTACACACAGCAGTAACTCTCATTCAACTACGTGTTATGTTACCGATAACGTCAATACTATGGTAAAAACACCAGCCTCAACTTTAAGCATTTGCCCTACTAGCAAGGAAAAGCCTGACGTATTTGCCTGCGATACGAATTCATGTAAAGTGGATGATACTATGGTAAAAACACCAGCCTCGACTTTAAACATCTGCCCTACTAAAGAGAAAAGGCCTAACGTGTTTGGCTGCGATACGAAGTCATCTAAAGTTAATAGAGAAAACTCCCCTGAATTGCTgtctttaaaaagaaagttcgcTACGTCTACTCCTGTGAAAAAGTACAGATTAAGAACGG CTGATCAAAAGCATGGAAGATATATCACAACTACTGATGATCGCCATTCTGATGAATGGCGCAAATCGGATGAAAGCGATGAATCCGACGAAACTGACAATGAATCGGACAAAGAAGGCGAAAGTGAAGCAATCCAATCAGAAACCACATCGC GACCCAGTGTCGGGTCGTCGAGTGGTCGAGTCTATTTTATTTGGTCAGACTCACAAAGGGAAATGTTTAACAAAGTATTTTCTAAATGGTTAGACAAAGATCGTGGCTATCCAA CCACTGATGAAATGAAATTGTTTGGGGAGCTTCACGGTGTACCATTTGAAAGAATTCGAACCAGAATAGTTAACGAACGAatgaaaaaacgaaaaagaacTCAAAAAAATATGAAGATGATGATGTGCGCGTAA
- the LOC130621858 gene encoding uncharacterized protein LOC130621858, which translates to MKRYCSGTKVYLNLYALKDIEMGTELRYDYGDDPKEMLWRTKVENLNPLQLKGENVSPLQIGDQNTILSEKQDKDVTASQRQGENTSSLQLQDHADIDSIGFSQVDIVASSDSLNTDKKEVMSASKCLRDESTDGKNRGDNPSCKASKEVCMSMLSVNKKTITRDTVDPGDKDNKFILSTRDSGEILLPMPPVKEKNIANDTGVGLGDSLGEVIFTDTEELAFTLESIPNEETNSNDKNKPLNIDASKDDKKSPKKVESTLRVTEPSNGEEDSEEGTVVFSAEIRDDIPMCQVTNVNNEQGFPLNTEDLLNTEALTFSDDEEDMTNNASIEDVLKNVSGIKLSTFKGIYILYYNF; encoded by the exons ATGAAGCGTTATTGCAGTGGTACAaaagtttatcttaatttgtatgCCCTTAAAGATATTGAAATGGGCACAGAGTTACG ATATGACTACGGAGATGATCCAAAGGAAATGCTCTGGCGAACAAAG GTAGAAAACCTGAATCCTTTGCAACTAAAAGGTGAAAACGTGAGTCCTTTGCAGATAGGAGACCAAAACACAATCCTTTCAGAAAAACAAGATAAAGATGTGACTGCTTCCCAACGGCAAGGTGAAAACACAAGTTCTTTGCAACTGCAAGATCATGCTGat attgatTCTATCGGTTTCTCACAAGTTGACATTGTTGCATCAAGTGATAGCTTAAATACTGACAAGAAAGAAGTAATGTCTGCCAGCAAATGTTTGCGTGATGAAAGTACAGATGGTAAAAACAGAGGAGATAACCCATCCTGTAAAGCCTCTAAAGAAGTCTGTATGTCAATGTTatcagtaaataaaaaaacaattaccaGAGACACTGTTGACCCAGGTGATAAAGATAATAAATTCATTCTATCAACTCGGGATTCTGGAGAAATCCTTCTGCCAATGCCCCCAGTGAAGGAGAAAAACATAGCCAACGACACTGGTGTGGGCCTTGGTGATAGCTTGGGCGAAGTAATATTTACCGATACGGAAGAACTAGCATTTACCTTAGAAAGTATACCTAATGAAGAAACCAATAGTAATGATAAAAATAAACCTTTAAATATCGATGCGTCGAAAGACGATAAGAAATCTCCCAAAAAG gttGAAAGTACATTAAGAGTTACTGAGCCTTCGAATGGTGAAGAAGATAGTGAAGAAGGCACTGTTGTGTTTAGTGCTGAAATTAGAGATGATATACCTATGTGCCAAG taaCCAATGTTAATAACGAACAAGGCTTTCCTCTAAATACTGAAGACTTGTTGAACACTGAGGCTTTGACATTTAGCGATGATGAAGAGGACATGACTAATAATGCTAGCATTGAAGATGTGCTAAAAAATGTCAGTGGAATTAAATTGTCTACATTTAAAGGTATTTACATTTTGTATTACAATTTTTGA